CCTTGCCTATTTATTATAAAAAGGCCAACACCTTTTCCAAAAATCTTTTTCTTCTTTTTTCATCAATTATATCATCAGATAGCTTTTCAATCAGATTTTCTAAAACCGGTTTTGTAAGTTTTTCCTCGTCTATATCCAGTTCTTTTTTTCTCTTTTTAAATAAAAATTTACCGACAGGTCCTATCTCTTTTAAAAGTTCTTCCTGTATTTTGTTTAGAACATCAGGGTCGTAAAGCTCTAACTCTTCAGACTGTTTTTCTATGACTTCTTCAAGAGAACTTTCTTCTGTAGCTGTTTCCTCCTCTGGCTTCAAAAGTTCTTCTAAAGGAGGGTTTTCCTCTTCTGGAATTACTATCTCTTCCATAGGAACAGACTCTTCTTTTTTAGGTGTTTCCTGTATTTCTTCCAATGATTTTGTCTGTTCAAGCATTTCTAACTCTTCTGCAAATCTATCCTTTACATCTTCAACGGTTATTTCTGGTTTTTCTTCTATCTCTTCTTTTATTTCTACTTCTTCTTTTTTCTCTTCAGGAAGAACCTCTTCTAAACTTTCTAATTCGATTTCTTCGATGGGAATCTCTTCTTCTTGTAATTCTGTCTCTTTTAGAGATTCTTCTTCTTTTTGTTCTTCTACCACACTGGTCTCTTCTGTTTCTTCAGTTGTTTCTGTTTCTCCTCCATATATAAATCTATCTAACTCTTCCTCCATATCTTTTAGTTTTTTTGCTACCGCTTCGTGTTCAAACTTTAAAAGGGCAAATTTAGGTTTTTCTTCTATAACAGAACCTATTGCTACATCAGACCTTACAAAATAAATAAAAATAGCTATATCAGGTCCTTCTGCATAAACATACTCCTCTCCAAAATCTGGGATAAACTCATTTATCTGATGGGCTTTGTAGACAATAAGGTTTAAAATCTCTTTCAGATTTTGCTCTTTGTCTGGATATGCAGATCTTGATACTACAGGTTTATCCTGTATGAATATGCCAGAAAAGGATGCTCCTGTGTTAATGTATAGCTGGTTTACAATCTCTTTTAATTTATTTTCTGTATTCATTTTATTCCCCAGATTAAATTTCCCCCTCTTCTAACTTTTCCATTATTGTTTTCATGCTCAGTCTCATTCTCTCAAAAGATTCTGCGAGCTCTGCAAGTTCATCGTTCCCTTCTGCTTTTATCTTGTAATCTAAGTTCCCTGTACTTACTTCCTGAAGAGCTTTAGATACTTCTTTTATTTTGGAAACAATATACTTGTCTATCAGCAACCGTATTAGATAAACAGGAATTAAAAAGGCTATCTGTATGATTATAGTGGAGTATACAGCTTTCAGTGGTGCATCAGGAACACCTGAAGAGCTCAACAGAAAATATACTAAAATACCTACAAACAGAGAGCCTAATACTGAACCCCCCAAAATTATCAGGGATATCTCATTGAGAATAGACTTTCTCTTTTCCATATTCTCCTCCAAAGAAAGCGTATAAAAAATGTTCGGTAAATTATTAAGCTTTCTTTAGTTTTCTCTCTCTTAAGAAATAATATTGAAACAGATAGATTTCAAGGGCAAGGTTGAATAGATTTATTCCACTTGATATCCCATGGACTGTCTTGAATTTTGATTTTAATTCTAATGCTTTTTCTTTATTTCCTTCTTCTAATTCCCGATAATACTGAATATTGATGCTCCTTGCTACAGGTAAAACCGTTTTATGAAGTGCCATGTGTGTTATAACAAGGATAAAAATACCTATTACAAAGCCCCTATACTTTTTTATTATCTCTTTATCTTTAAATGATTTGATACCAAGTAATGTATAGATAACAATACCTATAATCCAACCAGAACCAAAGTAATAGGGGAAGATAACATTTGTTATCTCCCCTGCGGTTCTATGTTCAAAATTGGAAAAAAGTAAAGGTGCAACAATAAAAGAGAAAAATATATTAAAACCTACAAGTACTCCTAACAGCAGTAAAATTAAAGTGTCTAATAATCTATTCAACTATCTCTAACCTGCTGAAGAAAAAAGGAATTTCAAACTCTGCTGATTCTTTAGAATCAGAGCCGTGAACAGCATTTTCTCCTATATTTGTACCGTATAATTTTCTCAGAGTTCCTTCTTCTGCTTCCTCCGGATTTGTAGCGCCCATTATCTCCCTTATCCTTTCAATCGCATTCTCTCCTTCCCATACCATAGCAACTATAGGACCAGAAGACATAAATTCACATAATTCATCATAAAAAGGTCTTTCTCTGTGTACATAATAAAACTGACCTGCCTGTTCTTTTGTTAGCTTCAACTTTTTTAAGGCTACAAGTTTAAATCCTTTCTCCTGTACATGGGCTATTATTTTACCTTCTACACCCTTTTTGACTGCGTCAGGTTTAATTAACATAAGTGTTCTTTCTACAGACATTTATTCCTCCAAGTTTTGTTTTTTCTTATTATTATACAGTATCTTATAAAATGAATATACATTAAGCCCTATAACAACCCCCCACGAAATTGCCATAAAGAGAGCTCCATATCCGTTAAGAAGGTGCCCTTCCATTTTTTCTCTCCCATGCTTTTTTTATTAGTACGAATCCTAAAATTATCATTACGAATAGGAATATCCGTGCTATCCATGCTCCCGGATCTGTTTTTGAAAGAGTAGAAGGTAAAAATTCTATAGACCAGGATATTAGAATAATTACAAGAAATCCGGGAGCTATGTATTTCATTATGTAATAAAAAACACCGGGAATTTTGATATCGTTATCCCTTGTAAGCTCTTCCCACGCCTTTTTAGAATCATAAATCCAAAAAAATATAACAGCTTCAAAAAGAGCAAAGATAACAAGGCCCAATGTGCCTACCCAGAAATCTATCTCTCCCAGAGCTCCTTTAATAAAAATAGGTATATGTGAAGATACAAAAAGAAAAACTCCCAGTATACCAACAGACTTTTCTCTGGAAAGACCGAATTCATCCTCTAAAAAGGCTATTGCTGGCTGGGATAAAGCTATTGAGGAGGTTACTCCTGCAAAAAATAAAAGTAAAAACCATATAAAACTGAAAAACTGACCGTACGGAATATTAGCAAAAATGGCAGGAAGTGCCATAAATCCAAGATTGAAAGCCCCTTCACTTGCTATAGAAGCTGTTGCTGTTATCCCGAAGAATATAACAGATGCAACTATAGCTATAGAACCACCTAATATAACTTCGGCAAATTCATTAACAGATGCTCCTGCAAGACCGTTTAAGGCTATATCATCCTTTGGTTTTATGTATGATGCATAGGTTAAAATAGCACCGAAACCGACACTAAGTGTAAAAAAGACCTGACCTGCAGCTGCAAGCCATACTTTAGGATTGGTCAGGGCTGAAAAATCAGGGTTCCACAGAAATCCTAAACCATCTAAAAAGTTTCTTCCATCAGGTGATGTTAATGTAAATACTCTAATCATAAGCAAAATAGCCATTATGAATATAAGAGGCATCGCAATTTTTGCTACTTTTTCTATACCTGCACTTACCCCCCTGTAAAGAATGTAAAGATTTATAATTAGTGTTATCAGAAAAAATATATATGTTTCGACTGCAGGTGTTAGAATTATGCCTTCTGAGTTCTCTCCTGTTTTTTCTATTAGGAAATGTTTAAAAGGTTCTAAATAATCCTTTACATCTGCTGTTAATGGTGTAGATGGCAGTCCACCTACAAGACTGAAAAAGCTGTACAGGAGTGTCCATGATTCTATGTAAGTGTAGTAAACCACCACAGCAAGAGGTATCAAAACTCCTAAAAAACCAATATACTTTGCCACCGGATTTTTCCACAGATAGTCAAAAACAGCTACTGCTGTACCATGTCCCCTTGCTCCTCCAAATCTTCCCAGAGCCCATTCTATCCATAGAAGAGGTATACCAAGAAGAATAAGAAAAATCATGTAAGGTATCATAAAAGCACCGCCTCCATTATCAGCGGCCTGAACGGGAAATCTCAAAAAGTTTCCTAATCCTATAGCATTACCTGCTACTGCAAGTATAAGACCAATACGACTGCCCCAATGTTCCCTTTTTACTATCATTTCCCTCTCTTTTTATTTGACTGTTTAAAAGTTAGATTCATATTATATATAATATCTTAAAACTGGTTATAATATATAATCTGTTTGTTAAATAGAGGTATTAATGGAGATTTTTGCGGTAGGGTTAAATTATAAAACGGCTCCGGTAGAGGTCAGGGAAAAACTTGCTATATCAGAAGATAATTATCCTGATATATTAGACAGGATAAACAGAATACCTACAGTATTTGAAAGCTGTATACTATCAACCTGCAACAGGGTTGAAATTTACGGAATTTCAGACAATCCAGAAGAGTCTTATTCCGATATACTGAAAATCCTTTCTTCTTATTCAGGACTAAAAGTTGAAGAACTGAAAAAGCATGTTTTTCTGTATACAGACAAGGACGCGATAAGACATATCTTCAATGTATCATCAAGCCTTGATTCAATGGTAATCGGAGAACCTCAGATAGTCTGTCAGTTCAAAGATTCTTTTACAAAAGCCAGAGAACTTAAAACAGTAAAGCATGTAATGACAAGGCTTTTTGATAAAGCAATGAATGTATCTAAAAAAATCAGAACTTCTACAGGAATCAGTAAAAGAGCCGTATCTATAAGTTATGCCGCTATAGAGCTTGCAAAAAAAATATTTGGAGACCTTACAGACAAAAATGTGCTCCTGCTTGGTGCGGGAGAGATGGCAGAGCTTGCAGCAAGACATCTGGCATCTTCCGGTGTGAAACATATTTTTGTGTCTAACAGAACCTTTGAGAAGGCTGTACAGCTTGCTGATGAATTTGGAGGTTCTGCCATCAGATTTAACAAGTTTTTCGAGTTTTTACCTGAAGCAGATATCATCATAGTTTCCACAGGAGCAAAAGAGCCTATTTTGAGAAAGGAGCATTTTAAAAACATAGATAAAGAAAGACACGGAAAACCGGTTTTTATAATTGATATATCTGTTCCCAGAAATGTTTCTGATGATGTTAATGAGCTTGAAAATGTGTTCCTTTACAATATTGATGATCTTAAGATGGTTGTAGACAGGAATTTAGAAGAGAGGAAGATAGCTGCAGAATCTGCAAAAATACTTATTGATGAAGAGGTGGCAAAATTTGATAGATGGTTAAAGCAGCTTCAGGTAAATCCTGTCATCGCAAAAGTTAGGAATTATGCTGATGAAATAAGGGAAGCTCAGCTGGAGAGATTATTCAGGGATATGCCTTATCTGAACGAAAAAGAGAGAGAGAATATTGATCTTGCAGTCAGAGCTATAATAAACAAAATTCTGCATAGACCTACAATGTATATAAAAGACAGAGCTACAAAAGAGAACAGTGAGGTTTATATCAATATATTTGATGAGATGTTCAGTTCAAAATGGGATTTAAGAAGAAAGCTTAAATCTGAGAAAAAAGGCAAAAAAAGTGAGAAGTAAGATACTTTCTTATACCCTTGTTTTTTTTCTGCTAATTCTTCTTTTCAGTCAGATATCCCAGATTTATGAAAAATCCTATATAAAAAATGTAGAGTATGAGAGTGGTGAGATAGAAGATTTTATTCTGACTGGAATAAATACCGACAAGTATGTGATGTCCGGAAAAAGGATAAGAGAACAGAACAACAAATTTTTGATAGACGGGTTTAATCTGAGTTATATAAAAGGAGATGAAAACGTTTTTATAAAAGCTAAAAAGGGTATATACAGAACTGACAAAGATATTCTTGATCTTATAGGAGATGTTAAAATAATTTCAAAGGATTTGTCTATTGATACACAGGTTCTCAAGATTTTTGTTAAAGAAAGAAGGGCTTTTAATACAGAGCCTGTAAAACTTTATTCTCAGAATATGGAAACTTATGGGAATAATATTTTTATAAATCTGAAAACAGAACTGCTTAAATTAGAAAATGTTAAGACAGTGTACAGAGGTATGTAATGGTAAGAGTTTTTCTTATCTTTTTCCTGATTTTGGGATTTGCTTATGCTGAAAAATCAGAAAAACCTATAGTTATAGAAGCCGATACACTTGAGTATATAAAAAATAAACAGATGATTTTGTATAAAGGAAATGTTGTAGTTAAAAAAGAGGATTTTACATTAAAATCAGATACATTGAAGATATTTTTAGACGAAAAAGGAGATATACAAAAAATTATTGCTCTGGGAGATGTGAGGTTCGTAAAAGGTAACAGAAAAGGAAAAAGCGACAGAGCAGAGTATTATAAAAATAAAAATTACATAATTCTTATAGGCAATGCAGAACTCCAGCAGGATAATAATGTTATAGAAGGAGACGAAATTATTTACTATATAGATACAGAAAAGGCAGAAGTAATAGGGAAAAACAAAAGGGTTAGAACTATATTCTTTCCTGAAGAGAAAGGAAGTAAAAAATGACATACCTTGAGTTTTTTGGGCTTAAAGAAGATCCTTTTAAAATAACCCCAGATTACAGATATTTTTATCCTTCCAAATCCCACAGGATAGCAGAAAATTTACTTAAATATGTTGTTACCCATGGAGAAGGCTTCTGTGTTATCATCGGAGAACCGGGAACAGGTAAAACAACAGTAGTAAGAAAATTTATAAACTCTTTGTCAGATGACATTATATATGCCCTTATACTGACACCGAAACTTGAACCAGAAGAATTTCTGAAAGTTGTTCTTGATGATCTTGGTGTGCATATAGAGGCAGACTCAAAACATGATCTATTAAAAAAGTTTAGGGAGTTTTTAGAAAAAAAGGTTTCAGAAGGAAAAAAAGTTTTGATAATTGTTGACGAGGCTCAAAACCTTCCTGAAGAAACACTTGAAGAGCTAAGACTTTTATCTAACCTTGAAACAGCGAATGAGAAGCTGGTTCAGATAATACTATTAGGACAGCCTGAGTTAGATGAAAAGCTAAAACTTCCACAGCTCAGACAGCTTAATCAGAGGATAACCAATAAAATAAAGCTTATGCCTCTTACCGAAGATGAAACATTCAGATACATTTACCACAGGCTCGCTGTAGCTGGAAAGGGAAATATAAAATTTAAAGATTCTGCCATAAAAAAGATACATAAATACTCAAAGGGAATACCGAGAGTAATAAATATTCTGGCATCAAGATCGTTGATGTCTGCATTTATGACAGGATCCTTTGTTATAAAACCAGAAAATGTAGACGCTGCAAAAGAAACATTAAATCCAGATATTGTTTTAAACAGTTCAATTGATTACTTTACAAAGGGGAAACTTCTTATATACTCGTTGATTATAGCCAACCTAATAGGTATTATGTATTTACTCTATAGATTAATGTATACAGAGGGTTAGATGGAAAAGGAGATACATAAAGTTCGTTCTATAAAGGGGATCTTAAGGGTTCCGTCAGATAAATCCATATCCCACAGATCGATTATTCTTACCTCTATGGCTAATGGTATCAGCACAGTAAGAAACTTTCTAAAAGCTGGAGACACTCTTACCACTGTTAATGTGTACAGAAAGTTGGGGATAAAGATAGAAGAAGATAAAGGGGTTATCAAAGTACACGGTAAAGGTCTAAAGGGTTTTAAAGAGCCTGAAGATGTGCTTGATATGGGAAATTCTGGAACAACAACAAGACTTTCTTTAGGTGTCCTTGCTGGTCAGAAGATTTTTGCTGTTTTGACAGGAGATGAAAGTCTTAGAAAAAGACCTATGAAAAGAGTAGCAGAACCACTTAGACAGATGAACGCATTAATAGACGGGAGAAAAGGAGGAGAACTTCTTCCTTTATCTGTAAGGGGTTCAGATCTAAAAGGTATTAAATTTTTTAATGAGAAGGCAAGTGCACAGGTAAAATCTGCGCTACTAATAGCTGGTTTAAATGCTGAAGGAAATACAACTGTCGAAGAGAGTTATAAATCCAGAGATCATACAGAAAAGATGCTTAAAGCTATGGGGGCTGATATACAGATTAAAGAAGGAAATATATACTCTGTTAGTGTAAACAGAACAGAAAAACTGTTTCCAGTAGATATAGAAGTTCCTGCAGATCCTTCTTCTGCTGCATTTTTTGCTGCAGCTGCAGCTATAGTACCTGATTCAGAGATTGTACTGAAAGATGTGCTTGTAAATCCTACAAGAGATGGATTTTTCAGAAAGCTAAAAGAAATGGGAGCCGATATAGAGTATACAAATGTGAGGGAAAAAACAGGAGAGCCTGTTGCAGATATAATAGTGAGGTATTCTCCTTATTTAAAATCTGTAAAAGTTTCAAAAAAAGAAATACCTTCCATGGTAGACGAAATTCCTGTCCTTGCGATAGTTGCAACACAGGCAGAAGGAGAAACAGTTATAACCGGAGCATCAGAACTCAGGGTAAAGGAAAGTGATAGAATAAAAGCTGTAGTAGAAAATCTTAAAAAAATAGGAATTGAAGCTGTAGAACTTGATGATGGAATGATAATTAAAGGAAAACAGAAAATTAAAGGTGGGTATGTTGACAGCTTTAAAGATCACCGGATAGCTATGGCTTTTAGTATTCTTGGTCTCATAGCTGAAGAAGGAATAAAGATAAAAGATGCAGACTGTGCGTATATTTCTTATCCTGAATTTTTTGAGCATTTACAGAATGTAGTTCAGAAGTAGTTATCTTTTTTTGTAAAAATATGCTGTTAGAATTCCAAAATAAATAATAAGCATTACACCGTATATAACAGGGTTTATGCTTCCTTTCTGGATAAGCTTAATAAAGTATGTGTTCATCACAAGATAAAGAATGGATATAATTACAGCAATACTTATAAGTGTATCTCTGCTCTTATACAGCTGAATTCCCATAAAAAAACCAAGAACTCCTACAAAAACAAAGGGAATACCGTAAAAAGCTCTGTCTGTCAGAACAGCTAAAGCTCTGTTTTTCAATTTTCTATTTTCTTTTATTATTTTAAGGAGTATTTTATTCTCAAGATCTTCAAATTCGTATTTCTTTATATACTTCACATCCAATACAAATCTGTACTTTTCAAACTTAAGAAGATTAAAACCATCTTGGGAAGGAAGCTGTATATACCCATTTTTCAAGATTAATCTGTTATCTGAAAAATTAGCTTCTTCTGCTGTTATTGTTACTCTTTTTTTTCTATTGTGTATAAAAATATATCTCATTCTATTTTCATCTTTTTCATGAACATAAATAGTGATATCGTCAGATAATTTCATAAAGTTTTTCTCAACAATAGAGTCTAAGATATGCTTTTTCACATTTAGAGTTATAAACTGTGCTCTTTCTCTATTTGCATAGGGTACCACTATAAAACTGATAAAGATTGAAAGTATGAAAAACAGAATAGATACAAAAAAAACAGGATATAGGAGCTGTTTTTTACTGACCCCTGAAGAGTATATGGCGTATATTTCCCGATTTTCTCTTATGGTATAACCTACTATAACTGCAGCTATAAAAAAACCAAATAACAGCTGATATTTCAAAAAGGAAAGGTTAACAAAAATCAGAATTTGGAAAAATTTAATGATACCTGCGTGGTACAGAATAGAAGGAAGATGTAAAAGCTGCGAGGATACAATAATAACTGAGAAAAAGCCTACCAGTATGAAAAAATATTTAATAATATTAAAACTCAGGTATCTGTAAAGGATTTTCATAGACAAGATTTTAACATAATTACCTGGTCATTTTTCTTATATGCTCTTTATAATTCTCAGAAAAAATATGCCTCTTACCGTCTTTAGAAAAGAAGTACAGATAATCTGTCTTTTTGTAATGCACAACTGATTTCAGAGTCTCTATAGAAAAACTTGATATAGGCGTTGGAGGGAGCCCTTTATAGAGGTATGTGTTGTAAGGAGAATTTATACCCATATTCTTTTTGGTTAGATTTCCATTCCACACTCCAGATAGTTTGAGGGCGTATATCACTGTAGGGTCTATCTGGAGTTTCATATTTTTTCTCAGTCTGTTTATTATTACTCCTGCTATTATAGGTTTCTCTTCTAAAATAGATGTCTCCTTCTCAACTAAAGATGCTATTATCATTATCTGGTATGGGGATAAACCGTTTACACCTGCTTTTTCTAAAATGGGAGTATATTTCTTTTTGAAGACCTGTAAAAAAGTCTCAACAATTTCTGTTATATCTGGATTTTTTCTGAAAAAGTAAGTTTCTGGAGGAAAGTATCCCTCAAATGAATCTCCTTCTAATTTATACCTTTTCAGATTTTTTTTGTCAAAAACAAAGCTGTAAAAGATCCCTTTTTTTATAAAACCTTCCCTTTCTAACTTTTTTCCAATATCAAGTAGATCTTCCCCGGGAATAATAGTAAATCTGAATAACCTCTCCTTTCCTCTGTATAAAACCTCCCACACATCTTTTATGCTGAGAGAACCTTCAAATCTATAATAACCGTACTTTAAAGGTTTATTTTTTATCCTTGAGTACAGTTCAAAAACTGTTTTGTTTTTTATTACTCTGTTTTTTTTGAGAATTTCTCCTATCTCTTCAATAGTGCTTCCTTTTGGAATGTATATCTCTGTTGGTTCTATAAACTCTTTTTTGCTTACTTGAATATACAAAGATGCGCCAATAGAAAGAAAAATGGCGGCTAAAAAAAATAAAAAATATCTGATCATTGTATCTGGGTACTGTCAAGGTATGTTTTGAGAATGTAAACAGCAGAAACAGAGTCTATCTTTTGTTTTCTTTTGGATTTTTTTGTCGTTTCCCTAAGCTGTCTTTCTGCCAGTGCAGTGGTAAATCTTTCATCAACAAATTTTATCTCTATATCAGGCAGATATTCCTTGAGCTTCTGTGCAAATTTTCTAGTTTTTTTAGCCTGTTCTCCTTCTTCTCCTTTCAAAGTTAGAGGAAGTCCTATAACTACTGTTCCTATCTGATAATTATCTACAATATCCCTGATCTTTTCAAAGACTTTCTTATCTTTCTCAATAGCAGGTAGTGGATTGGCAGAAATACCAAGGGGGTCACTGTAAGCGACCCCTATCCTTTTATCTCCTACATCAAGCGCAAGAACTCTTTTTTTCATCAAGCCGGTTCACATTCCTCACATCTTGATGAAATACCAGCAAGTTTATAGAGTGGGCAGTAAGCTATAACAGCTGTAAACAGGAGAATAAAACCGAAAACCTCAGCGATCACAAAAGCTCCACCTTTTTCAATACCAAGCCATATTAGGATAACCCCCACGATAACTCTAACCACTGCGTCCCAAAAACCCATCATTTTGCTACCCTCCTGATATTTTTAAACTGTTACCTCTGCCTTTGTGCCCATTACTTCTTCAGGGTGGGCTATTCTTCCTAATACAGCAGATGC
This genomic stretch from Persephonella hydrogeniphila harbors:
- the lptC gene encoding LPS export ABC transporter periplasmic protein LptC — translated: MRSKILSYTLVFFLLILLFSQISQIYEKSYIKNVEYESGEIEDFILTGINTDKYVMSGKRIREQNNKFLIDGFNLSYIKGDENVFIKAKKGIYRTDKDILDLIGDVKIISKDLSIDTQVLKIFVKERRAFNTEPVKLYSQNMETYGNNIFINLKTELLKLENVKTVYRGM
- the ndk gene encoding nucleoside-diphosphate kinase; its protein translation is MSVERTLMLIKPDAVKKGVEGKIIAHVQEKGFKLVALKKLKLTKEQAGQFYYVHRERPFYDELCEFMSSGPIVAMVWEGENAIERIREIMGATNPEEAEEGTLRKLYGTNIGENAVHGSDSKESAEFEIPFFFSRLEIVE
- the mltG gene encoding endolytic transglycosylase MltG → MIRYFLFFLAAIFLSIGASLYIQVSKKEFIEPTEIYIPKGSTIEEIGEILKKNRVIKNKTVFELYSRIKNKPLKYGYYRFEGSLSIKDVWEVLYRGKERLFRFTIIPGEDLLDIGKKLEREGFIKKGIFYSFVFDKKNLKRYKLEGDSFEGYFPPETYFFRKNPDITEIVETFLQVFKKKYTPILEKAGVNGLSPYQIMIIASLVEKETSILEEKPIIAGVIINRLRKNMKLQIDPTVIYALKLSGVWNGNLTKKNMGINSPYNTYLYKGLPPTPISSFSIETLKSVVHYKKTDYLYFFSKDGKRHIFSENYKEHIRKMTR
- a CDS encoding sodium-dependent transporter codes for the protein MIVKREHWGSRIGLILAVAGNAIGLGNFLRFPVQAADNGGGAFMIPYMIFLILLGIPLLWIEWALGRFGGARGHGTAVAVFDYLWKNPVAKYIGFLGVLIPLAVVVYYTYIESWTLLYSFFSLVGGLPSTPLTADVKDYLEPFKHFLIEKTGENSEGIILTPAVETYIFFLITLIINLYILYRGVSAGIEKVAKIAMPLIFIMAILLMIRVFTLTSPDGRNFLDGLGFLWNPDFSALTNPKVWLAAAGQVFFTLSVGFGAILTYASYIKPKDDIALNGLAGASVNEFAEVILGGSIAIVASVIFFGITATASIASEGAFNLGFMALPAIFANIPYGQFFSFIWFLLLFFAGVTSSIALSQPAIAFLEDEFGLSREKSVGILGVFLFVSSHIPIFIKGALGEIDFWVGTLGLVIFALFEAVIFFWIYDSKKAWEELTRDNDIKIPGVFYYIMKYIAPGFLVIILISWSIEFLPSTLSKTDPGAWIARIFLFVMIILGFVLIKKAWERKNGRAPS
- a CDS encoding DUF4149 domain-containing protein, with amino-acid sequence MNRLLDTLILLLLGVLVGFNIFFSFIVAPLLFSNFEHRTAGEITNVIFPYYFGSGWIIGIVIYTLLGIKSFKDKEIIKKYRGFVIGIFILVITHMALHKTVLPVARSINIQYYRELEEGNKEKALELKSKFKTVHGISSGINLFNLALEIYLFQYYFLRERKLKKA
- a CDS encoding HAMP domain-containing protein gives rise to the protein MEKRKSILNEISLIILGGSVLGSLFVGILVYFLLSSSGVPDAPLKAVYSTIIIQIAFLIPVYLIRLLIDKYIVSKIKEVSKALQEVSTGNLDYKIKAEGNDELAELAESFERMRLSMKTIMEKLEEGEI
- a CDS encoding ExeA family protein; translated protein: MTYLEFFGLKEDPFKITPDYRYFYPSKSHRIAENLLKYVVTHGEGFCVIIGEPGTGKTTVVRKFINSLSDDIIYALILTPKLEPEEFLKVVLDDLGVHIEADSKHDLLKKFREFLEKKVSEGKKVLIIVDEAQNLPEETLEELRLLSNLETANEKLVQIILLGQPELDEKLKLPQLRQLNQRITNKIKLMPLTEDETFRYIYHRLAVAGKGNIKFKDSAIKKIHKYSKGIPRVINILASRSLMSAFMTGSFVIKPENVDAAKETLNPDIVLNSSIDYFTKGKLLIYSLIIANLIGIMYLLYRLMYTEG
- the hemA gene encoding glutamyl-tRNA reductase; protein product: MEIFAVGLNYKTAPVEVREKLAISEDNYPDILDRINRIPTVFESCILSTCNRVEIYGISDNPEESYSDILKILSSYSGLKVEELKKHVFLYTDKDAIRHIFNVSSSLDSMVIGEPQIVCQFKDSFTKARELKTVKHVMTRLFDKAMNVSKKIRTSTGISKRAVSISYAAIELAKKIFGDLTDKNVLLLGAGEMAELAARHLASSGVKHIFVSNRTFEKAVQLADEFGGSAIRFNKFFEFLPEADIIIVSTGAKEPILRKEHFKNIDKERHGKPVFIIDISVPRNVSDDVNELENVFLYNIDDLKMVVDRNLEERKIAAESAKILIDEEVAKFDRWLKQLQVNPVIAKVRNYADEIREAQLERLFRDMPYLNEKERENIDLAVRAIINKILHRPTMYIKDRATKENSEVYINIFDEMFSSKWDLRRKLKSEKKGKKSEK
- the aroA gene encoding 3-phosphoshikimate 1-carboxyvinyltransferase; the protein is MEKEIHKVRSIKGILRVPSDKSISHRSIILTSMANGISTVRNFLKAGDTLTTVNVYRKLGIKIEEDKGVIKVHGKGLKGFKEPEDVLDMGNSGTTTRLSLGVLAGQKIFAVLTGDESLRKRPMKRVAEPLRQMNALIDGRKGGELLPLSVRGSDLKGIKFFNEKASAQVKSALLIAGLNAEGNTTVEESYKSRDHTEKMLKAMGADIQIKEGNIYSVSVNRTEKLFPVDIEVPADPSSAAFFAAAAAIVPDSEIVLKDVLVNPTRDGFFRKLKEMGADIEYTNVREKTGEPVADIIVRYSPYLKSVKVSKKEIPSMVDEIPVLAIVATQAEGETVITGASELRVKESDRIKAVVENLKKIGIEAVELDDGMIIKGKQKIKGGYVDSFKDHRIAMAFSILGLIAEEGIKIKDADCAYISYPEFFEHLQNVVQK
- the lptA gene encoding lipopolysaccharide transport periplasmic protein LptA, which encodes MVRVFLIFFLILGFAYAEKSEKPIVIEADTLEYIKNKQMILYKGNVVVKKEDFTLKSDTLKIFLDEKGDIQKIIALGDVRFVKGNRKGKSDRAEYYKNKNYIILIGNAELQQDNNVIEGDEIIYYIDTEKAEVIGKNKRVRTIFFPEEKGSKK
- a CDS encoding YgaP family membrane protein, yielding MMGFWDAVVRVIVGVILIWLGIEKGGAFVIAEVFGFILLFTAVIAYCPLYKLAGISSRCEECEPA
- the ruvX gene encoding Holliday junction resolvase RuvX yields the protein MKKRVLALDVGDKRIGVAYSDPLGISANPLPAIEKDKKVFEKIRDIVDNYQIGTVVIGLPLTLKGEEGEQAKKTRKFAQKLKEYLPDIEIKFVDERFTTALAERQLRETTKKSKRKQKIDSVSAVYILKTYLDSTQIQ
- a CDS encoding LptF/LptG family permease translates to MKILYRYLSFNIIKYFFILVGFFSVIIVSSQLLHLPSILYHAGIIKFFQILIFVNLSFLKYQLLFGFFIAAVIVGYTIRENREIYAIYSSGVSKKQLLYPVFFVSILFFILSIFISFIVVPYANRERAQFITLNVKKHILDSIVEKNFMKLSDDITIYVHEKDENRMRYIFIHNRKKRVTITAEEANFSDNRLILKNGYIQLPSQDGFNLLKFEKYRFVLDVKYIKKYEFEDLENKILLKIIKENRKLKNRALAVLTDRAFYGIPFVFVGVLGFFMGIQLYKSRDTLISIAVIISILYLVMNTYFIKLIQKGSINPVIYGVMLIIYFGILTAYFYKKR